Genomic segment of Sander lucioperca isolate FBNREF2018 chromosome 20, SLUC_FBN_1.2, whole genome shotgun sequence:
TGTCAAGATATTTACTGGATCTAAAAAGAGCTTGATCTTTTTGTCTGTGTGAAAATCCTTAAAGGGTTTTGAATATAGTTAATTAAACtacttaatgtttaatttcaatAGCTTAGTTGTACAGTTCTGTCAGTGATCTGTTGAAGTAAATGTCAAGTGATTCTACAGTACGGTTGTTTTAAATTGCATGTCtatgaaaaatgtatctttAACATGCTTAAATTTAGTTTATTAAATGAATTATACCAAACATGACCACTGAATTCTACAAGTTGTGGTCCATGCAATTTTGTACTTTTCAATTGCACACATTTTTAGAgacagttttgtttttacttcacATGTATCTGCTGTTTGTAGTCAGTATGTTGCAGATAAATCCACTTTCCAACTGGTAAAGTCTTCTGGGGGTATATTTAATCATATTTGTGTCATTTTTATTGAGTGATGCAAAGTTGATGCTTGAATCAGTCTGTACCTTGaattaaatgtttatatatCCTACTCAAGCAGTCCAACagtaataaaatgtatataaacaTATGGCCATCCTTCACAAAAGAAGTAAATGATCTTAATACTTTGTATAATCACTGTGAAAACACAACTCAAACTTGAAATGTAAATTAACTACATTACCCAGGAGACCTTGCTACAATAACATAACCACGGGTCATTTCTATCCAATCAGAGCCCGATCATGACGTTCTCCTATTGACGTGTCGTATTCGGTTATTATTAAGGAAAAACACAGGGCTGTTCATGCTACTTCGCTGTCTAACCACCAGTTATTACCAACAGATAGAACAATGTCAGAGCCCAGCAAGCAGGACATTTCCACTATTTTTAAGCGACTTCGCGCCATCCCTACGAATAAGGTGAGAGTTTCAAACGGCGGACGGTTTAGTCTCTTTAACAAGGAAGTTAAACTGTACGCTATATCTGACACGTCGCACTTTGAGAAACGCCAAAGTTAGCTTTAATTCACCAGCTTAATTTAACAATTGACGTTAGCTGATGCGTGTCATGAGTAAAATCGGTTGGTTATGAATTGTACCCTAACATCTGCAGGAGAATAATCTGTCCGAAAACTTGTGAACTGTAACCAGACGTAACGTTATCCAAGTGGTTGACAGCCCAGCTAGCTACGTTTTGACTGTTGACATTAAGCTAGGTGTTTGTTTAGGcttaattttcttttgttttaagcTCCCTCAAGGCTTAGCTAAGTGTAAACAGTAGTGCATACATTCTGAATATACACTCAATGGAAGTGTGCTTTTTGCTTTACCAGTAAGTAAGAGTGAATTCATCCCATTTCACCAACAGCTGTTTGAATCAGCAGCCAGTTAATTGCACAGGCAACATGCACTTCAGACCTTCATGGTTACAAACATCCTTCACATTGTTTGCTTCCACGTCTTTTTTTATTGATATATCGTATAATCCTGAATGAGGTGAAAGTTGAAACATAACTTCAATCTTTACTGTTTAATTGAAATATCAATTGAcccatctatatatatattggttTGTTTCTATGCGTCTCCTGTGCTCTCTTTCTCCTAGATTTGCTTTGACTGCTCAGCTAAAAACCCCAGTTGGGCCAGCATCACCTATGGTGTATTCCTGTGTATAGATTGCTCTGGGACACACAGGTCTCTTGGCGTGCATTTGACCTTTATCAGGTAAGTCAGGACTTATTTATATAGTGTACTTTTCTAAACAAAAGTTACAAAGTGCCTCCTAATAAACGCTTTTAGCAGGAAATACCAAACAGGTACTATAGCAACAAATATAAATGTAACAAAACAATTTAGATTAGAATTGAATTAAACCATCCTACAGTGAGAGGTAAAGTAATCCAAAATGTAGGGGCAAAGACACCAAACGCTTGTTCTATAGTCATTTTAAGCTAAGCTCTGGGACATAGAGTAGACATGTTAAGTTACTATATGGTGACATCAAGTCAAAAATGTACTCAGGGATTTTACTGTGTAGAGCCTGATAGATAATAATGACAATGTTGTATTGAATTCTAAACTCCACTGGTAGCCAATGGAGTGAGGCCAACACGGGTAATGTGCTCTCTGGGCTTTGTCTTTGTAGACGATGAGCATTTTGAACCATCTGCAGACAAGCTACTGCTACTTGGCTGAGGCAAGCCGCAAATGTATAATGAATTGCAATATTCTGGTcaagaaaacacaaaagcaaaCGGTTGCACAAGATTCTTAATATGAGCAGAAACCTCCAGACAAGAGTAAAATGGTATGGAGAGAATTATTTTGGAACCTGAGATGCTGTTTGTCCATGTCAAACTGTTTAGCGACATAGAAATTTAAGGTCTGTTCAAATCCTGACATTGTTGTGTTACACAGGTCCACTGAGCTGGATTTCAATTGGTCTTGGTTTCAGCTAAGATGTATGCAAGTGGGAGGCAATGCCAGTGCGGTCAGTACCTGAAGGCAGCATATCAGCACACTATCAACAGATTTTAATTCCAACATTGTCATGTTACTTAATTCTTCCTGTCATCCTTCCTGTATCTATTtagatgtcatttttcagtcaaCATGGGTGCACAACCAGTGCTGCCAATACTAAGTACAACAGCCGAGCTGCTCAGCTGTACAGGGAGAAGATAAAGACTTCAGCCACACAAGCCACCAGATCCCATGGCACTGAGGTAATGCAGACACGTTTGTTTACTGTCTCAAAACATCCCACACTTGCAGGTTGCTCCACAGATTGGAGGGAAGCCAGAATTGAGTTCCTCTTTTCTTATCACACTTTGCATAGAATATATCTTTAAGTGCACAGATAGCTGTATCAGTTTTCCTGCTCTTCTTCTGTACAGTTGTGGCTTGACAGTCAGGCTCCTCTCTCCCCAACATCACCAGACGACAAGCAAGTGGATTTCTTCAGTCTTCATATACAGGTATAGGAGTGTGCATCCCTTGCCTAAGTGTAATTGTATCCACATACCTGCTTGTTTGATACCTACACAGTGACAGGGTTTTAGTAATTTCACCACTTGTGTCTGTTTAACGCCTAGGCTCTTCCTGAAAATGTGAACACGGCCAACACGGTTCAAATGTGTCTCAGCTCCTCCACATCAGAGAAGCCTTTAACCAGGGGGAAAGAGGAAGACGGTAACGATATTCACAAAATACAAACATGCACTAGTTGTATTTATCTCGTTTCCATTTATGGCTCATCACATATACATTAAACCTTTTCAGGTAATCTCGATGAGGGCCCTAGTGTGGAGATGCTGAGTGTTTCTACAGAATCAAGTCTAGGTTGGTTTATATTCTTCACGTTTACTTACATACTTACGTTTACTTACATTATTGTTTTTGTATCTGAATTATTACTAAACTGTAGGaggtgtaacgttactgtcctTTGATCTCTCCAGAGCCTTCCTCTCTCCTTAAGAAGAAGCCAACTGCCGCCAAGAAAACAGTATGTGCTCATAGTAACTTCTATTTGGGCATCACGCATTGTCGTAagtgctgtatgtgtgttcacAGACTTTGCATTCATAGTGTGttttgtaaaaatgtgtctGCTTCTAGTTGGCCTCTAAGAAAGGCGGTCTGGGCGCTCAGAAGGTTAGCAGTAAGAGTTTCTCAGATCTGGAGAAGAAGGCTCAAGCTGCCGACAAGCTccgagagaaagaagagagcaCTGGTGCTTCCAAGAAGAGCAACCGACCTGAGGAATCCATGTGCGTTACTTTTACTTCgtctttctttaaaaacaaaattgtgtTTCTCTTTTTGCTGCTGTACTCTCCCtctgttttgcctttttttttttttttaaacttgcctGCCTTCTTCCTTCTCAGCTCTCCATCCCTGCGACTGGCCTGCAAAGATTTTGAGCAGCAGAGGAAAATGGAGGAGAAGAAATTGAAGGGATTAGAGGGGAATAGGAAAGAGCAAGCTGAGAGACTGGGCATGGGTCTGGGCATGAGGaggtatgatgatgatgaagagacGACCACTAGTGATCCCGTTGCTTATTCAAGGATTTGTTTTCATATGTCTGTTTCTTGCTCCCATTATCGCTCTGCAGTGGAGTGTCTCACTCTGTGACATCGGACATGCACATGATCCAGCAGGAgagtccactggggaccaagACCACCAAAGCACGACGGTTCACCGAGGACAATGACGACGAAGGGTCCTTCAGCTCTAGGTCAGATAAATATGACTTATAATAACTGGTATTTTAAATGTTATCATTGATATGTTCTCTTCATTTTGTGTGCACAAAtgctattcattttattttgttttcaaagtCATAAAACACATCTGCTGTTGCAGTTTGGTTTTTAAAAGCATGTTATCACAGTTTTCTGAATTGAATGTCAGTAATCCTACACTGctttggcaatactgtatcttaATGTGTTCATGGCTTTAAAGCTCTTTGAATTAGAATTTTGAAATCTGCCTTTCCTCTCGCTTTTGATCATGCCAACTCAGTTCTCATACATAATCCATgcacagaatttttttttacattattattctGACCTTTTTTCTTAAGGATCTTGTCCCGGTTTGAGGATCAAACAGAAACGTCAGATAGTTTCTCCTCGCTGTGGGATGATAGAGGTGAAGGAGGCTGGATCAAGGAGAGCAAGAAACCAGAGCCGGACTTCTACTTGACCTCCACTATATCATCGCTGAATGACAGGTAGGAgattgtgtgtttaaatgtaatATAGACCCTGCTGCTGTCACTGTAACAGACCTCTCATGACTTTTTACTACTTGTTGCTTGATACAGTTGGAATTTAACCTTTTTGCTTTCAGAATAGACAGCTATCGGTTAGTGCTGATTTCTGTTATTAAATCATAAGTGTTTTCATTTGTAATAatcatcttcttcttttctttttttttttttatcaggccCACAGCCAGAAGAAAGCCAGAAGCAGTGCCAGTGTCGGACACAGGAGAAGCTCAGAAAAAGTTTGGAGGCGACGTGAAAGCCATCTCTTCTGACATGTACTTTGGAAAACAAGATAACTCTGAGGTACGCAATGACAACATGAGTCCTACCCATCCCACATGTTGTGTATACTGTAACATACATTGTGTAACACATGATtttgatgatgatgtgttgacTTGCACACTGTGTGGTTTTGTAGATGGTCAATAATAtagtgtttaatgttttatataAGTGGTTATAGTGATTGCGCATAAAAATTACTAAAATTTGAAAAGTACTCAGGactgtttgcaaaaaaaaaaaaaaaatgtctgtgtttctgcTCTTTAGTATGAGGCCAAAACACGACTGGAAAGATATTCTGGGAGTGCCTCTATAAGTTCAGCAGACCTCTTTGATGATCCAAAGAAACAGACTGGTAAGAGACTACTGCACCATCACTGCCTCAGCAAAAGCATTTCAATAACCATTTAAGTTTGTGTTCTtgataaatagaaataaatgtaTCCCTAATTACGCAAAGACATAttgaacattttttattcttgaaggtccagtgtgtaacgtttttagtgttcattatcaaaatctgtgttgcccgttcacaaacttgtcctttttcattaatatttaccaccaccatcaattccaagtattcctattggcttgaaatgttacatttgcattcgcatgaactggggtagacgctccatattcatgcgccatcttgaaatatgttagccggtaagggacatacaggacatactgctccgcctttcgcgttttcgctgtcacatgataaactcacaggtgctgctaatgctgctaatgggtatcgtagcttcccggccccggcaagtttgaagaaggaaacatggaggaccacacgtattcaaaatccaaatttcaggaacaggagtcttcttcttcgcccagaaaacgaaaaaagatattgaaaagagcaagagaccggcgtcatcagaaaaaagcgtgaaggctaccgtagctgtaatattTACTTTGAGCTGCGttgtgcgagagagttgattgcgatatatgatctcaacgctagatgggagaaattcccacacattggacctttaacctAAACATTTTTTCCGCAAAGCTTGCTCATACAAGTGTTTTACATTAGATTATCAAACCGATAACtgcacaaacttttttttttgtgatcaattttttattgaaaaatgtacaaaatatatataatcacATCATATACACAGTGTATTATAACTGCACAAACTTGTAGATAATTGCTTGTTTCAGTTTAATGAATGTCGTATTTACATAGTCCCCAAATTGTCATATGACAACAATGTATCATTAGACTGAGAGGCATAACTACATCTGTGCTGTTAGGAGTGCTGTCTGTACCGTGACAGAAATAATCAGACAATGAACTGTTAATTTCAATTTTAGTTGATTTCCGTAACACATTTAAACTCCAAATTGATTCAGATTAAAGCATTAATTTAGTTTTTAAGtcaaaagtgtttgttttttcccctgTGGAGAGAGGCAGACTGTCTTTACAAGACTCCTTCCAACAGGTCTGGACCACTCGTAAACTTTGTACAAAAGAAAATTGGGGAACggcaaaaataatcttaaatcaCTTTGTTTGTCTTGTGCTCACAGTGAGTTCCTACCGTCTGACCAACGTGCTGCCCAGTGCTCCTGACATGTCACAGCTCAAACTGGGAGTGCGCTCAGTGGCAGGAAAACTATCCGTCATGGCCAGCGGCGTAGTTAGCTCCATTCAGGTCGGTCAGAAATACACCACTTGAATCATGATCGTATAAACATCTTGTCTGACAAACATCAATTCAAGTTCTAACgatgtattttctttcttccaggaTCACTACAGCTCCTGAGTCATGGTGTGTGGCTTCTGTTAGATTCAGCGCCTGCATAGTTGTCCTCTGTTTAACAGAGCTAAGTTTCCCAATGAGTGGTGGTCACTCATCCTTGGAGAAAaagagtttagtttattttagtttatttagttaTTGCTTATTTTGCTTTGGTGTCTTGgggtttaaatatatatataaaaaaaattatatgtaGCAGAGGGTTTGTGGTGTTTTGAAGGATGGATTTGTGTTCGGATTTCTCTAGTTGACGaggtaaaaaaaaccaaaaaaaaacctaaGGAGTGGAGAGTACTCAGTAAGTTTTTAATTGGTTAACATACTCTCACTCATCATGTGCACTCTGTATTGTGCTTTTTTTGCACATTCCCACAGGTTTGAAAGTGTCCTTGCCGTCCCCAAAGTGCACTTATTTTTGCTCTTTCAAAGACGGGACCAAAACCTGATAACGAGGCCTTGGGGGaccagatatatatatatattttttttaatcacacatactatcagttatgtagccttgTTAACACATTAGCTACATTATCTTGTGAATagttatgtttttctttgtttttgcagGCCATGCATCTGTTATTATAAAAGGACAAGATGGCATGAAATCTATGCAGCTATTAAAAATTGAGTTTGAAGGATATGCTCATTCACCTTCTTGCCAGGAGTACGgcgagaagattgataccactctcttATCTGTCAGTTTAATACTGTATCCGGGAGCCGgttagcgtagcttagcataATGACTGGAAACCGGAGCAAaccgctagcctggctctgtctgtaGGCAACAGTCTGCTTACCAACCAGCGTGATAAAACGTTTgtaacctttggacagagccggttagctgcttccagtctttatgctaagcttacTGGTTAGTCCTTTAGCAATCTACCTAATAGCATTAGAATAACCCTGCTTGATGTAGGACAAttgcttgtgtgttttttctcatTTCTGTTGCTTGGAATCAGACATCAGATGTTGTAATTGATAATATGGTCAACATTGTAAGCAGTAGATTATTATTTTGAGGGGTGCCTTTTGATGATGTTTTGGATTTAATTTGTAGCTGTTTTTTGTTAGTGTTTTTGTACGTCCGCTATTACGTTATACATTTTCCCATTTAGTATTACATTTAATAGCCCACACTTGAAGGCTAGAATTATCTGATGCAGACCTCTTTGTAGCTTTCAGGCCCCATTGTACAGCAACACATAGGTCAGTCAGTCCacttaaaatatgaatgaaaacaaTCCCTTTTTAAAGGCTtcattttgttgttgctgtaacatactgtaaatgtcataataaataaatcgcACTACATGTGGTGCTATAATGTGATTTGGGATTTGGCATTTAAAAGCATTAGAAAAACAGGTTGATATCAGTTCACGGCTCTGGGGTGGAATAACTACGGCTTGTGCTTTAATATTGAGGTAAAGTTTGCCATGATGCTTAAAATCTAATTGTGCTTAACGTTAACGGACTGGAGTTTTTTAAGCCCTGATTTGGGAACTGGATGATTATATTACTGAGCAATTTCTGTACTGTTAATGCTTCTCAGGAGTTTGAGTTGTTAAATAAGAAACACTAAAAGTGAAAGTTGTAGATCCTTCAATGACCAAATATTTGTTTACTCCATCACTCTATGCCTTAGTCCAAAGATCTCTGATTAACGCGCCCTCATATTGCAATATTGTGCTGGCTATCTTTTTGCACATTATTTTGTTAGAAATTGCATGTGGCAGCTTTTGcttgaatgtactgtattgCAATTCAACATTTGCCTCTAAGTTGACGTTGCGTCCATGTTAGACTTTAATTTCGTTGATCTATGTAAGATTGTTTGTGTCGTCTGCAGTTAAATATTGTTAAATGTTACCTAAAAGAATAGTAGCTTGTGTAATTTGCATGGCCCTTGTAGTTAATAGGACACGCTG
This window contains:
- the arfgap3 gene encoding ADP-ribosylation factor GTPase-activating protein 3 isoform X2 encodes the protein MSEPSKQDISTIFKRLRAIPTNKICFDCSAKNPSWASITYGVFLCIDCSGTHRSLGVHLTFIRSTELDFNWSWFQLRCMQVGGNASAMSFFSQHGCTTSAANTKYNSRAAQLYREKIKTSATQATRSHGTELWLDSQAPLSPTSPDDKQVDFFSLHIQALPENVNTANTVQMCLSSSTSEKPLTRGKEEDGNLDEGPSVEMLSVSTESSLEPSSLLKKKPTAAKKTLASKKGGLGAQKVSSKSFSDLEKKAQAADKLREKEESTGASKKSNRPEESISPSLRLACKDFEQQRKMEEKKLKGLEGNRKEQAERLGMGLGMRSGVSHSVTSDMHMIQQESPLGTKTTKARRFTEDNDDEGSFSSRILSRFEDQTETSDSFSSLWDDRGEGGWIKESKKPEPDFYLTSTISSLNDRPTARRKPEAVPVSDTGEAQKKFGGDVKAISSDMYFGKQDNSEYEAKTRLERYSGSASISSADLFDDPKKQTVSSYRLTNVLPSAPDMSQLKLGVRSVAGKLSVMASGVVSSIQDHYSS
- the arfgap3 gene encoding ADP-ribosylation factor GTPase-activating protein 3 isoform X1 — encoded protein: MSEPSKQDISTIFKRLRAIPTNKICFDCSAKNPSWASITYGVFLCIDCSGTHRSLGVHLTFIRSTELDFNWSWFQLRCMQVGGNASAMSFFSQHGCTTSAANTKYNSRAAQLYREKIKTSATQATRSHGTELWLDSQAPLSPTSPDDKQVDFFSLHIQALPENVNTANTVQMCLSSSTSEKPLTRGKEEDGNLDEGPSVEMLSVSTESSLEPSSLLKKKPTAAKKTLASKKGGLGAQKVSSKSFSDLEKKAQAADKLREKEESTGASKKSNRPEESISPSLRLACKDFEQQRKMEEKKLKGLEGNRKEQAERLGMGLGMRSGVSHSVTSDMHMIQQESPLGTKTTKARRFTEDNDDEGSFSSRILSRFEDQTETSDSFSSLWDDRGEGGWIKESKKPEPDFYLTSTISSLNDRPTARRKPEAVPVSDTGEAQKKFGGDVKAISSDMYFGKQDNSEYEAKTRLERYSGSASISSADLFDDPKKQTVSSYRLTNVLPSAPDMSQLKLGVRSVAGKLSVMASGVVSSIQVGQKYTT